AAATTTTAAGTGAGATTATTCGTAATCAAGTCTATTGACACTAAAAAGATAACACTAAAAAATCTTGCTTTTTTTGTAAGAATATCCTTCATTTAAAGTATGAAACAAATAGCTGTGGTTGGGGTAAAAGGCCAGGTAACGATCCCAAAATTATTGCGTAAGCGTCTTGGTATTAGCCAAGGTACTGAGTTACGGTTTGAAGAAGTGGCAGGCGCATTAATTGTTAAACGAGTTGCTACTGATGATCCTCTTGCTACTTTAGTAGGTCTTGGTAAACCACAAACTACTGAGCAATTACTTACGCAACTGCGTGGTCCAAAATGGTCTACTGATTTAGATGATGAAGAATGATTACCGCTATTGA
The sequence above is a segment of the Deltaproteobacteria bacterium genome. Coding sequences within it:
- a CDS encoding AbrB/MazE/SpoVT family DNA-binding domain-containing protein; the encoded protein is MKQIAVVGVKGQVTIPKLLRKRLGISQGTELRFEEVAGALIVKRVATDDPLATLVGLGKPQTTEQLLTQLRGPKWSTDLDDEE